ACAAAGACTTTTCCTCCCATTTTGGTCTCGATTCAGTCAAATCCCAAGCACGTTGAATGAAGCTGGGCCAAGGCAATAGCGGGTCTGAGGCTCCGTAGACGGCCGATGTTGGGGTCGCGAATTGGCATGGATCAGATAAATAACTGGAGAGACAAAATGTGTGTGGCTTCTCGGCTCAAGTTGTCCCCAGTTCCCCCAGCAGAACAGACCTAAAGCGGCCAGAGAACCCTCGGGTAGCCGTACTCGCTTTTCCCTCCCCATCTCTCCTTCGTCTTTAACCTTTCCGACATCAACCCATTCCTCGTACGACTCAGCAAAGCCCGTGAGATCCAATTCGTCGGGGCGCTGCATCTCCTATCTTCGTCAATCTCCCTTGCTCCGGTCTTTTAGTTTCATTTTGCCTCGTTCCGGTTTGCTGGTACTACCTTGGCGGATTTGCCCGAAGGACTACTCTTTCAATTCCTACggctttttttattatcttTCGCCTCCTCTTTCGACTTTCCGACTCTCGAAACTCTTCATTCGATCGTTGAGAATATAAcacaaaaagacaaaagacaacAGAAATGATGCAGTCTGTGCGGGTGCAGAACCTGTCCCTCGGGGCTGCCGAGGCAATTCCCACAACGCCAAAGGCAGAGTCTATAGCCCCCTCGTTGACCTACTCGGACGAGTCAGACGACCAGGAAGAGCTGCTTCGACCTGTGCAGCCTCGCCAGCGACGCGCCTCCACAAGATTGATTGCCCAGAGTGCCCGTGATATCCAGCGCATCACCGGCGAGACGACCGCCGAGTTTGTTACtcgctgctgcggcggcggctgctgcttgatgggCGGCGCGAGGCCGGCCGGCATTGAATACGAAAAGGTTGCCCTCCCCGATAACGAGGCGTATCGGTCCCTCGGCCTCAAGATTGGCGACATCCCGACGGTCCTAACCAAGATTGTCGACCTCCCGGAAAAGATAATATCTTTTGCCTCAGTCCCCAAGGCCGCGAGCCCGTCCTCGCCCACGGATTCTGCCATTTCTCTGGAGCGAGACGGCGAGGTCGTCGACAGCGCGAGCTTGAGCAAGATTCCTCTTGAAAAGTTCAGAACCGTGGATACGGCTATTCAGCCCCCGCGATTCGTTCAGCCTCACCCTCCTTATAATGTGTATGCCGCCAAGATCCACACGGCCCGCGAGCTGACCAAGGCTGGTGCCGAAAAGCGCACATATCACTTTGACCTGGATATCACAGATTATCctgaggaggaagacacCGACTTCAGGGTCGGCGGTGCCATTGGTGTCGTTGCCCCCAACTCCAATGCCGTTGTGGACGATGTTCTGGACGCCCTAATGGTGCCTCGCTTCCTCCGGGATAAGCCTGTCTTGTTGAAGACAACCAAGGGCCGCTGGCCCACCGTCTGGGGAGACGATAAGCCGCGCGAGCTGGTCACTACCCGCCGAGACCTGCTCACCTGGTGCGCAGACCTCCAGTCCTATCCCCCTACAAAGGGTCTGCTGCGGGTGCTCGCCGAGCATGCTACCGCCGACAACGAAAAGAAGATTCTCAGCTTCCTTTGCGCTGCAGAGGGACAAGGCGCTTTCTGCGACTTCCGATCTGGTCCTAGCATTAGCATTTCCCAGTTGCTGCACGCCTTCCCCAGCTCTCACCCTCCTCTGGATGACCTGCTGTCGACCCTACAGCAGCTCATGCCGCGCTTCTACTCTCTCTCTAATGACCCGCACGACTCGTTCCAGAGGGGCGACCAGAAGCAGCACCGCCTGATTGAAATCGCCGTCACAGTTCATGAGACTGGAGACTGGCGTGAGGGATCTCGCACCGGTGTGGGGTCCGGCTTCTTTGAGCGACAGGCCCGGAAGTTCATCAAGGCGCAGGAGGCCGGGGAGAAGACGGAGTTTTACATCCCCATGTTCAAGGGCCTGATGGCGAACCCCCTGGCCAAGCAGTTCAACGCCGAGGGTCCGATGCTCCTGATCGGAGCCGGCGTGGGTATTGCCCCGTTCCGAGGGTTCGTGCAGCGACGCCTGAAGCAGGCCAACTGCGCCAACAAGGTGTGGGTGCTGCAGGGCATCCGAGATTCGCTGCTGGACGAGATTTACAGCGGCGAATGGGGCGTCCACGAGGAGGAGGTCAAGCGCGTGGTGCAGAGCCGGCGCGGCGAGGGCCGATACGTGCAGGAGGAAGTGCGACACCAGGCCGACCTCGTGtggagcatcatcaacaccgtcgACGGCCGCATCTTTGTCTGCGGTAGCTCCAAGGGCATGGGCGAGGGCGTCGAAGAGGCCCTTGTGGACGTCGCCATGGCCAAGGGCAACCTGGAGCGTGAGGAGGCGCGCAACTTCTGgcagctcaagaaggaggctggCCAGTACATTGCCGAGACGTGGTAGATGGTTCTATCGCTGATGGCTTGGCCTCATTCTTGACATTTtacctcttttttcctcttcatttaCTAATCTTTCCAGGCGCCGTCGAGCGCCTCTTCATTTACATTGTCGCATGaggtctttttttttttcacacCTTTGGCCATCCAGCTTATGCATTCGAAAGAGGAACAAAACAGATGAGGGGGAGAACCAACAAACACATGTTCAAATTGGACAAAAACGCTTGCCGAAAAGGGAAGCTTAACACGGGACAGGATAAGGTTACAGTCAAAATActagaaaaaaacaaccacTGATCCGGCGCGCAAGCACCAGAGAAATGTGTGTACGGGAGGACAAACGCATTACGGAGTTGGACTTGGGCGAGCATTGTGATGGGAAATGATTTTTGCATGCTCTCGAGATAGGAGAGGGTATACATATGAGAAAGGCATTGAATTCCCTCTTGCTTTTATTCAAGGGGGGGTTAGTTGGCGTATTGGGCGTTGcattttgttcttcttttttggaaGTAGTAGTAGAAGTATGTAGTAGCATACCTATCAAGTTATGAAAATAGGACATCGTATATATTTTCCAGTTTTGAAGTTTGAAGTTTGAGCATTTGTTTCAAGGTGATTACGTTTGTTAGAGCGCATGTTCAAACTACGACTCATCTACGGAGGACGAGTATCCAAGTTCCTTGAGTACCTAGCGCTAGCAAGTCGAAGATTCAAGACAACCGCCAAAACATGCctcacaaaacaaaaaaaggatCTTAACTGCCTATCTAATTCCGAAAAGCACACAATGACGGGTCGCAAGAGAAAATAGCTTTTCAACCGCGCGCTCAGGAAAAAGACGGGGACTTTTTTTCATGTGGTGTTGTGATTTTTAATTCCGATACTCCGGATAGATAGATGGTGAAGTATCCGGACTTGGGATTAATCgcgagagagcgagagcgcgAGAAAAGAGGGTAGGTGGAACAAAGAGGATGTACTTTAGAGGTACTTTGATTTGGTGGGGTGTTAGTAAGGAAGGGGGTATTTGGGAAGTACCTGATGGTTCGGGCAAGTGGTGGGaacttcttttttctcttgagGTACCTAATTTGTGATTAGAGGGATGGTTCGATGTAAGTCAGACAGACAATTAGCAAAGAGTTGCAGTGCATGGTCCGGAAGAAGTTCCGATTACCTTATACAGAATATTGCCTTAGTAGGAGTTGTAGTCAGCGGGCTACATGCGCTGTTACACATGAAAAAAGCAATACGAGATACGAACGTGTATGTGTTTGCCATGCTGCagatcatctcatctcgcaAATCTGTCGTTTAGGACCCTTCTTGCATTTCACTACTCCGTATGAGTACAGTGAtctgttctttttctcatcccACCGCGTATCTCGCACATATTACTGCAGGCGGACTGTCCGCCCACTCGTCCGCCCACTGCGGGCCGAACGAAGGCGATTATAAATGCTGACTTATCGAGTTTCAAAGCGTGGGAAATCAACTTTTCTCTCTGCTGTATTTCCacacttttctttttttccaatttgTCCTAGTGGGATAGCGTGCGGCGGCTCTATTTGTCTTAGTGGGGGGcatccttgcttttttttctttgcctttttttcgCCGGGTATCCATTTGGCTGTGAAACCCCTGGTCGTAGGATAGTATAGCCGTTCAGTTGTAACCCGATTTTTTGACGTCTGACTTCCTCATTCCGCAATAGCCGCTCACAGGGCGGAATTGGCCAAATTATTCATCTTTTTCGTCAGCCATGTCTAAGCCGGTGTTTTCGGCAGCCAAAAAGGTCCGGTAGCAAAGGAAACAAGCGGcaaggaaaggaaagataGGGAAGCTTTTTCGACCCGGATAACGGATGCCAAAGCGGACTCCACCCGCCTCGGAGGGTCCTGGGATATCCGTACGAAAGAGTTTTGAAAGCGAAAAATGCCACTATTGCGCGACTGATCTTCAGGGAAATATCCACTTCGGCCATCATGTGCAATGGCATAATGGTGCCCTGATTGCTCGCCAAGGAAGTGAGGGTGGACCGATGTTGCTTTGCTCATGATGCCTAATGTCGTTGGAGGGTCCATTCTTTTCGGTTCTGCGGTTGTGTCGTATCGTGACATTGAATGGCTGCTCCGATGGCGTGGGGAGGGGCGGCGAAACCAGGGGATGGGGCGCAAAGTTGCTGAGTAGGAGGGACCGATCCGGTAGAGTTGACGGGAGTTTGTGGGTGTGTTTGTGTGTCGTCGTTGTAGTGTCTCTGGCCCGAGGCAAATTAGTATAAAGCAATCCCTCCTTCGCATCCACTGGTTGCTTGTTCCCCCTTCTCTACTCCAGACAACAACAGTAACAACACCGCAACCATTCAGTTCTCTCAGCTCTTGGGATcgttcctcctcttctcttccaacatCACAAAcaccacaaccacaaccacccAACCCACAAACAACGTCACAATGGCCGCCAAGCTCTCCGCCGATCTCCTCTTCCAGATGGCCAAGGTCCGCCGCTCCATCTACCCCTTGAACAAGACTCTCCCCATCTCAACCTCTCGCATCCACGAGATCGTCAAGGAGGCCACCCTCCAcaccccctcctccttcaacgTCCAGACCAACCGCGCCGTCGTCCTCTTTGGCGCCGAGCACGAGAAGCTCTGGGACATCACCTCCGAGaccctcaaggccattgtccCCGAGGACCAGTTCAAGGCCACCGCCGACAAGCTCGCCCTCTTCAAGGGCGGCGCCGGCACCGTCCTCTTCTACGAGGACACCGACGCCACCAAGGCCCTCCAGGCCAAGTTCCCCATCTACGCCGACCGCTTCCCTCCCTGGGCCGTTCAGTCCCTCGGCATGGAGCAGCTGCTCATCTGGACTGCCCTCGAGGTTGAGGGCCTGGGCGCCAACCTCCAGCACTACAACCCCCTGATCGACCTCAAGGTTGCTGAGACCTGGGGCGTTCCCGCTCACTGGAGGCTCGATGCCCAGCTTGTCTTTGGTGGCAAGGCCGGCGAGGCTGGTCCCAAGGAGTTCCAGGACATTGACGAGCGTGTCAAGGTCCACGGTGCTTAAGCGGCATCATCTTTTCTTGGTTTAAAAATGTTTCAGTTGGAATGAATGGGAATGCATCGGCCGGAGTTTATTTGAAGCTTATCTTTAGACTTGCAGTCATAGATAGAGATATACACTTGTTTGATTTCGTCTAAgagctgttgcttcttctttgagtGCCACTGTCGATCTTTGTGAATTAGTAACGACGACGAGAGTAGGATCTTTGTGACATGACTTACCGTTAGGAAAGGAACTCATTCATATTGCATGGTCCCAGACTG
Above is a genomic segment from Trichoderma breve strain T069 chromosome 6, whole genome shotgun sequence containing:
- a CDS encoding FAD binding domain-containing protein; translation: MMQSVRVQNLSLGAAEAIPTTPKAESIAPSLTYSDESDDQEELLRPVQPRQRRASTRLIAQSARDIQRITGETTAEFVTRCCGGGCCLMGGARPAGIEYEKVALPDNEAYRSLGLKIGDIPTVLTKIVDLPEKIISFASVPKAASPSSPTDSAISLERDGEVVDSPPRFVQPHPPYNVYAAKIHTARELTKAGAEKRTYHFDLDITDYPEEEDTDFRVGGAIGVVAPNSNAVVDDVLDALMVPRFLRDKPVLLKTTKGRWPTVWGDDKPRELVTTRRDLLTWCADLQSYPPTKGLLRVLAEHATADNEKKILSFLCAAEGQGAFCDFRSGPSISISQLLHAFPSSHPPLDDLLSTLQQLMPRFYSLSNDPHDSFQRGDQKQHRLIEIAVTVHETGDWREGSRTGVGSGFFERQARKFIKAQEAGEKTEFYIPMFKGLMANPLAKQFNAEGPMLLIGAGVGIAPFRGFVQRRLKQANCANKVWVLQGIRDSLLDEIYSGEWGVHEEEVKRVVQSRRGEGRYVQEEVRHQADLVWSIINTVDGRIFVCGSSKGMGEGVEEALVDVAMAKGNLEREEARNFWQLKKEAGQYIAETW
- a CDS encoding nitroreductase family domain-containing protein — protein: MAAKLSADLLFQMAKVRRSIYPLNKTLPISTSRIHEIVKEATLHTPSSFNVQTNRAVVLFGAEHEKLWDITSETLKAIVPEDQFKATADKLALFKGGAGTVLFYEDTDATKALQAKFPIYADRFPPWAVQSLGMEQLLIWTALEVEGLGANLQHYNPLIDLKVAETWGVPAHWRLDAQLVFGGKAGEAGPKEFQDIDERVKVHGA